Proteins from a single region of Plectropomus leopardus isolate mb unplaced genomic scaffold, YSFRI_Pleo_2.0 unplaced_scaffold2500, whole genome shotgun sequence:
- the LOC121966548 gene encoding histone H2B 1/2-like: protein MPETTVKAPKKGSKKAVSKSVSKTGKKKRKTRKESYAIYVYKVLKQVHPDTGISSKAMGIMNSFVGDIFERIAGEASRLAHYNKRSTITSREIQTAVRLLLPGELAKHAVSEGTKAVTKYTSSK from the coding sequence ATGCCTGAGACTACCGTGAAGGCGCCCAAAAAGGGCTCAAAGAAAGCCGTCTCTAAGTCGGTCAGCAAGACCGgcaagaagaagagaaagaccaGGAAGGAGAGCTACGCTATCTACGTGTACAAGGTACTGAAGCAGGTCCACCCCGACACCGGTATCTCCTCTAAGGCCATGGGCATCATGAACTCGTTTGTGGGCGATATCTTCGAGCGTATCGCCGGTGAGGCCTCCCGTCTGGCTCACTACAACAAGCGCTCCACCATCACTTCCAGGGAGATCCAGACCGCCGTCCGCCTGCTGCTGCCCGGTGAGCTGGCCAAGCACGCCGTGTCTGAGGGGACCAAGGCAGTCACCAAGTACACCAGCTCCAAGTAA